In a single window of the Salmo trutta chromosome 23, fSalTru1.1, whole genome shotgun sequence genome:
- the LOC115159486 gene encoding alpha-1A adrenergic receptor-like translates to MVPSDENITFPVSESCPNCSSSSFAEVDITKAVTLGLVMGVFVIFGVLGNILVILSVVCHHHLRSVTHYFIANLAAADLLLSSTVLPFSATSEVLGRWVFGRSFCSAWAALDVLCCTASILSLCVISVDRYLAVSYPLHYPAMATGRRGLVAVAALWGLSAAISVGPLFGWKEPDPEDETECRITEEPGYAIFSALGSFYVPLAVILAMYCKVYVVAKRKTRDLREGRQREGGMDMMGEGVTLRIHRGNAPAKPERQEQEGEKCILRRRRTTFALMHLLKFSREKRAAKTLGIVVGCFVLCWLPFFLVMPIGSIFPLYRPSDTIFKITFWLGYLNSCINPIIYPCFSQEFQRAFLNILHGRCLRQGGRSSKSLGFAPSYAPSPGPSSLIRSQPHPSSSSSSTPSTQPCRAASPDAHASSSGCWRTFSGSSSSVGVPGHTQSTRVHSKSLLKVWCFAAGENPSQQGAACLSPSAPGATCQTKVHCHSLGSRGEAV, encoded by the exons atggttcccTCAGATGAGAACATCACGTTCCCTGTGTCAGAAAGCTGTCCCAACTGCAGTTCCTCCTCCTTCGCTGAGGTGGATATCACTAAGGCGGTGACCCTGGGCCTGGTGATGGGGGTGTTTGTCATCTTCGGGGTTCTCGGTAACATCCTGGTTATCCTGTCTGTGGTGTGCCACCACCACCTACGCTCCGTCACACACTACTTCATCGCCAACCTGGCAGCGGCCGACCTGCTCCTGAGCTCTACCGTGCTGCCGTTCTCTGCCACCTCGGAGGTCCTAGGCCGCTGGGTGTTTGGCCGGTCTTTCTGCAGTGCCTGGGCCGCCCTGGATGTTCTCTGCTGCACTGCCTCTATCCTCAGCCTGTGTGTCATCTCTGTTGACCGCTACCTAGCAGTGAGCTACCCGCTGCACTACCCTGCCATGGCCACTGGGAGGCGTGGCCTGGTCGCAGTGGCAGCTCTCTGGGGCCTCTCGGCAGCCATATCCGTAGGTCCACTCTTTGGCTGGAAGGAGCCCGACCCAGAGGACGAGACTGAGTGCCGTATCACAGAGGAACCAGGTTATGCTATTTTCTCTGCCCTGGGGTCGTTCTATGTGCCACTAGCTGTCATCCTGGCCATGTACTGCAAGGTATATGTGGTGGCCAAGCGGAAGACTCGGGACCTGagggagggcaggcagagggagggggggatggaCATGATGGGAGAGGGAGTGACACTGAGGATCCATCGGGGAAATGCCCCTGCTAAGCCAGAGAGGCaagagcaggagggagagaagtgCATCTTGAGGCGGAGACGCACCACCTTCGCCCTCATGCACCTGCTGAAATTCTCCCGAGAGAAGAGGGCAGCCAAGACTCTGGGCATTGTGGTTGGCTGCTTCGTTCTCTGCTGGCTGCCCTTCTTCCTGGTTATGCCCATTG GCTCCATATTCCCATTGTACAGGCCATCTGACACCATATTTAAGATCACCTTCTGGCTGGGCTACCTCAACAGCTGTATCAACCCCATTATCTATCCCTGCTTCAGCCAGGAGTTCCAGAGGGCCTTCCTCAACATTCTGCATGGACGCTGCCTCAGACAGGGTGGCAGGAGCTCCAAGTCTCTGGGGTTTGCTCCTTCCTATGCTCCCAGTCCTGGTCCATCGTCTCTTATTAGATCCcagcctcacccctcctcctccagctcctccaccccctccacccagccatgCAGAGCCGCCTCCCCAGATGCTCACGCCTCCTCCTCTGGCTGCTGGAGGACCTTCTCTGGCTCCTCTTCCTCTGTGGGGGTGCCAGGCCATACCCAAAGTACCCGGGTTCACAGTAAAAGTCTGCTGAAGGTGTGGTGTTTTGCAGCGGGGGAGAACCCATCCCAACAGGGTGCTGCTTGTCTGAGCCCCTCAGCCCCTGGTGCTACATGTCAAACGAAAGTCCATTGCCACTCCCTGGGATCAAGAGGGGAGGCTGTCTGA